In a genomic window of Mus pahari chromosome 8, PAHARI_EIJ_v1.1, whole genome shotgun sequence:
- the Kbtbd7 gene encoding kelch repeat and BTB domain-containing protein 7, with protein sequence MQSREDAPRSRRLASPRGGRRPKRISKPSVXXXXXXXXXXXXXXXXXXXXXHSAALLAQLKSFYDARLLCDVTIEVVTPGSGPGTGRLFSCNRNVLAAACPYFKSMFTGGMYESQQASVTIHDVDAESFEVLVDYCYTGRVSLSEANVQRLYAASDMLQLEYVREACASFLARRLDLTNCTAILKFADAFDHHKLRSQAQSFIAHNFKQLSRMGSIREETLADLTLAQLLAVLRLDSLDVESEKTVCHVAVQWLEAAPKERGPSAAEVFKCIRWAHFPAEDQDYLGGLLTKPIVKKYCLDIIEGALLQLRFGDRLYKSVVAKPNSSHSSDSNNSSNSSSTSSSVVSVGENPPQRLGMCAKEMVIFFGHPRDPFLCYDPYSGDIYTMPSPLTSLAHTKTITSSAVCVSPDHDIYLAAQPRKDLWVYKPAQNSWHQLADRLLCREGMDVAYLNGYIYILGGRDPITGVKLKEVECYSVQRNQWALVAPVPHSFYSFELIVVQNYLYAVNSKRMLCYDPSHNMWLNCASLKRSDFQEACVFKDEIYCICDIPVMKVYNPARGEWRRISNIPLDSETHNYQIVNHDQKLLLITSTTPQWKKNRVTVYEYDTREDQWINIGTMLGLLQFDSGFICLCARVYPSCLEPGQSFITEEDDARSESSTEWDLDGFSELDSESGSSSSFSDDEVWVQVAPQRNAPDQ encoded by the coding sequence ATGCAGTCCCGGGAAGACGCCCCGCGCTCTCGCCGCCTCGCCAGCCCCCGCGGCGGGAGGCGGCCCAAGAGGATCTCCAAGCCCTCGGTGTNNNNNNNNNNNNNNNNNNNNNNNNNNNNNNNNNNNNNNNNNNNNNNNNNNNNNNNNNNNNCCCACTCCGCAGCCCTCCTGGCACAGCTCAAGTCTTTCTACGACGCGCGGCTGCTGTGCGATGTGACCATCGAGGTGGTGACGCCTGGCAGCGGGCCGGGCACGGGCCGCCTCTTCTCGTGCAACCGCAACGTGCTGGCGGCCGCTTGCCCCTACTTCAAGAGCATGTTCACGGGGGGCATGTACGAGAGCCAGCAGGCCAGCGTGACCATCCACGACGTGGATGCCGAGTCCTTCGAGGTCTTGGTGGACTACTGCTACACTGGTCGCGTGTCGCTCAGCGAGGCCAACGTGCAGCGCCTGTACGCGGCCTCGGATATGCTGCAGCTGGAGTACGTGCGCGAAGCCTGCGCCTCCTTCCTGGCTCGCCGACTTGACCTGACCAACTGCACTGCCATCCTCAAGTTTGCCGATGCCTTTGACCACCACAAGCTGCGATCTCAGGCCCAGTCCTTCATAGCTCACAACTTCAAGCAGCTCAGCAGGATGGGGTCCATTCGGGAGGAGACGCTGGCAGATCTGACCCTGGCCCAGCTGCTGGCCGTCCTGCGTCTGGACAGCTTGGATGTAGAGAGTGAGAAGACTGTGTGTCATGTGGCGGTGCAGTGGCTGGAGGCTGCCCCCAAAGAGCGGGGCCCCAGTGCTGCGGAAGTCTTTAAGTGTATTCGTTGGGCACACTTCCCTGCAGAAGATCAGGACTACCTGGGAGGGCTACTGACCAAGCCTATTGTGAAGAAATACTGCCTGGACATTATTGAGGGAGCCCTCCTGCAGCTGCGATTTGGTGATAGATTGTACAAGTCAGTGGTTGCCAAGCCAAATAGCAGTCACAGCAGTGATAGCAATAatagcagcaatagcagcagcaccAGTAGCTCAGTTGTATCGGTAGGAGAAAATCCACCCCAGAGGTTGGGTATGTGTGCCAAAGAGATGGTAATATTTTTTGGACACCCCCGAGATCCATTTCTCTGTTACGACCCTTATTCTGGAGATATTTACACAATGCCGTCTCCTTTGACTAGCTTGGCACACACTAAGACCATTACATCTTCAGCAGTTTGTGTCTCTCCAGACCATGACATCTATCTTGCTGCCCAGCCCAGGAAAGACCTATGGGTGTATAAACCAGCCCAAAATAGTTGGCATCAGCTGGCAGACCGCTTGCTGTGTCGAGAGGGTATGGATGTAGCATATCTGAATGGCTACATTTACATCTTGGGTGGGAGAGACCCGATTACTGGAGTTAAATTGAAGGAAGTGGAATGCTACAGTGTCCAGAGGAACCAATGGGCATTGGTGGCTCCTGTACCACATTCCTTTTATTCCTTTGAACTAATAGTGGTTCAGAATTATCTTTATGCTGTCAACAGTAAGCGCATGCTCTGTTATGATCCTAGCCATAATATGTGGCTGAATTGTGCATCTCTCAAACGAAGTGACTTTCAAGAAGCCTGTGTCTTCAAAGACGAAATCTATTGTATCTGTGACATCCCAGTCATGAAGGTCTACAACCCAGCTAGAGGAGAGTGGAGGCGGATTAGTAATATCCCACTGGACTCAGAAACCCACAACTACCAGATTGTCAATCATGACCAAAAGTTGCTGCTCATCACCTCTACCACCCCACAGTGGAAAAAGAACCGAGTCACAGTGTATGAGTATGATACTAGGGAAGACCAATGGATTAATATAGGTACCATGTTAGGCCTTTTGCAGTTTGACTCTGGCTTTATTTGCCTGTGTGCTCGAGTTTATCCTTCCTGTCTTGAACCTGGTCAGAGTTTCATCACCGAGGAAGATGATGCAAGGAGTGAGTCTAGCACTGAATGGGACTTAGATGGATTCAGTGAACTGGACTCTGAGTCAGGAAGTTCAAGTTCTTTTTCCGATGATGAAGTCTGGGTACAGGTTGCACCTCAGCGAAATGCACCAGATCAGTAG
- the LOC110325774 gene encoding kelch repeat and BTB domain-containing protein 7-like: MQSREDAPRSRRLASPRGGRRPKRISKPSVXAFFTGPEELKDAXHSAALLAQLKSFYDARLLCDVTIEVVTPGSGPGTGRLFSCNRNVLAAACPYFKSMFTGGMYESQQASVTIHDVDAESFEVLVDYCYTGRVSLSEANVQRLYAASDMLQLEYVREACASFLARRLDLTNCTAILKFADAFDHHKLRSQAQSFIAHNFKQLSRMGSIREETLADLTLAQLLAVLRLDSLDVESEKTVCHVAVQWLEAAPKERGPSAVEVFKCIRWAHFPAEDQDYLGGLLTKPVVKKYCLDIIEEALWQFRFDDGLLKALVLVPSSSSNSSSNNSNSNNNNDTSNTIVPVEKYPPHRLGMCMKRMIVFFGYPKHPFLCCEPYKVYLPVTCLVYTRTLTILAVYISADHDIYPTLQPRKDVWVYKPAQNNLYQLTDYLLCPQGMDVTYLNVYIYILGG, translated from the coding sequence ATGCAGTCCCGGGAAGACGCCCCGCGCTCTCGCCGCCTCGCCAGCCCCCGCGGCGGGAGGCGGCCCAAGAGGATCTCCAAGCCCTCGGTGTNGGCCTTTTTCACGGGCCCCGAGGAACTAAAGGACGCGNCCCACTCCGCAGCCCTCCTGGCACAGCTCAAGTCTTTCTACGACGCGCGGCTGCTGTGCGATGTGACCATCGAGGTGGTGACGCCTGGCAGCGGGCCGGGCACGGGCCGCCTCTTCTCGTGCAACCGCAACGTGCTGGCGGCCGCTTGCCCCTACTTCAAGAGCATGTTCACGGGGGGCATGTACGAGAGCCAGCAGGCCAGCGTGACCATCCACGACGTGGATGCCGAGTCCTTCGAGGTCTTGGTGGACTACTGCTACACTGGTCGCGTGTCGCTCAGCGAGGCCAACGTGCAGCGCCTGTACGCGGCCTCGGATATGCTGCAGCTGGAGTACGTGCGCGAAGCCTGCGCCTCCTTCCTGGCTCGCCGACTTGACCTGACCAACTGCACTGCCATCCTCAAGTTTGCCGATGCCTTTGACCACCACAAGCTGCGATCTCAGGCCCAGTCCTTCATAGCTCACAACTTCAAGCAGCTCAGCAGGATGGGGTCCATTCGGGAGGAGACGCTGGCAGATCTGACCCTGGCCCAGCTGCTGGCCGTCCTGCGTCTGGACAGCTTGGATGTAGAGAGTGAGAAGACTGTGTGTCATGTGGCGGTGCAGTGGCTGGAGGCTGCCCCCAAAGAGCGAGGCCCCAGTGCTGTGGAAGTCTTTAAGTGCATTCGTTGGGCACATTTCCCTGCAGAAGATCAGGACTACCTGGGAGGGCTACTGACCAAGCCTGTTGTGAAGAAATACTGCCTGGACATTATTGAAGAGGCCCTCTGGCAGTTTCGTTTTGATGATGGTTTGCTCAAGGCTTTGGTTCTGGTGCCaagcagcagcagtaacagcagcagcaacaatagcAATAGTAATAACAACAATGATACCAGCAATACTATTGTCCCTGTAGAAAAATATCCACCCCATAGGCTAGGGATGTGTATGAAGAGAATGATCGTTTTCTTTGGATACCCCAAACATCCCTTTCTCTGCTGTGAACCGTACAAAGTGTACTTGCCTGTGACTTGCCTTGTATATACTAGAACTCTCACCATCTTAGCTGTCTATATTTCTGCAGACCATGAcatctatcccactcttcagccCAGGAAAGATGTATGGGTATATAAGCCAGCCCAAAATAATTTGTATCAGCTGACTGACTACTTGCTGTGTCCGCAGGGTATGGATGTGACATATCTGAATGTCTACATTTACATTTTGGGTGGATGA